The Plasmodium vivax scf_4249 genomic scaffold, whole genome shotgun sequence nucleotide sequence ttcacttcCACGTAACCCATCTCCCATATCTGTTAATAGTAAATTTCCTCCAGGATTTAACCGTTCaagcttttccattttttttttatatataccaTCATTTCGTTTTGGCTGTTCTTTTGCCTTTACAAATAAATCATAAACGCTTTGATAACAAGGAGTATAGGGATACCAAAGAACAATCAAGGGGTTTAAATCTGGCACAATACTTGCTGGAcgatatttcatataatcaTCGATATATCTTTTACAAGCAAACTCATCCACTTTACATGAGTCTCTCCAAGTATAATACACTGGAATTCTTTGTTTAAGGTAATCAAGATATCTACGGCATGATTTATAAGTATCAGCaatgatttcctttttcatttcattgtaatcttgaaaaaaatcgaaCAAATCCTTAACTTCTTGTAAATAACCCATGTTAAGAAGCAAAGCTTTATCCGGATAGCACTGAAAAGGTTGACCCTTATAATTTGCATCAACAACATTTTTCCACACTTCTTGAAGTCTAGTAGAAAtatctttaaaaaacttAGTATCGTTTTCACTGGTTGATTTAAGGTTATTAAACACTTCATTATATAACCAGAAATTTAAATCATAACATCGTTTTTTATTGAATTCATCCCCCTCAACAAACCTATCGTGTACCAACTTTATATTTCTACTTAACTTGTTGTATAAATCCTGACTCCATTGAAAACGGGCCATCGTTCTGCTTAAGGAATTGAAATatgtgttatatatattaccaTTTGCATCTTCCTTCAATTCCTGCTCAAATTTGTATGCCGGTAGGTGATGAAATATGATACGATCACCCTAAAAATTacaagaaaaataagaacatatattttttttaactaaaAACACATTCTAagtatgaaatattttatccttATGGTCAATTAAatctttaaataaattacaacAAAAAGATTTCTTAAAAAACGCTTATATAACATACTTGTATAGTACTTTCAGATATAGTTTCATCATCTGCTTCTGCTTGATTTCCCCCCGAATCTATGtcaaacattttttccttattttatatgtagtAACAAGTGaattaagtaaaataatatattttatacctAATGAATaagtttttacttttataattatagaTACTGcttgcaaatattttagcttgttccttttattaattttttaagatatataaaaatttcataacAAAAGTATTCCACCAACgtatgtaattttaataacGTACATGTATCAATTTCTATATAGGAATTATATTGTAGTAAGAATAAATGTTACACAATWTTCAACTTAACATACATAAATCTAAATaccaacataaaaaaaaaaggaaaatatattccATTCAACAGTAATTTAAATTCACCATAAATATCAATTTAAAAGCCCTTTTCTGATAAGGTTACTGTAAGTAATGTATTATGTTATAATGTgcacttaatttttatgagaaTTATGTATAGTATTTATATTTGATTAATGAGAAGAAAAggcgtttcctttttttgttatatagaaattattctttcatgcgaaaaaatatagataTAGGTTGTggtaaataatttaatgtatTCAGAGTAAATAATCGGCACAGAAAATAATTACGTaactttattatatatatttgaagaaaaacataaaaaaattggatttattttacattataatacaatcataaattataatttcacAATATTTTGatagtgtgtttttttttattatatataaaagtaaTAGCTATTAAAAGAATACCGTGTAGAATTTGTtggtaattttattttcacatttttatattgaCATCATTTAATAAAGGCGTGAAAACTTCAAATAAAACTATCATATATTTCACACAATTTTTACTTCCTCAAAgaaatttaattcatttaaaaatattatttaacgCTTGTTTTATTAAGTAcataatgcattttttattattatgttttctATTATTCTACAatgcataaattaaaaggacctatatttattaatgctctgtatttttttttttaggggGGTTAATAacacatataataattgttCGAGAATACACTAagtattttttcacattaataataacatgagtgttcatttttttatgctattATTAAactgttatatatatatgcattattatataattctcCTGATAATAGCATACGCATGTTGTTAATATGtcaaataaaatgtattattgCGCATTTTGCCTATaatttatgttttatatgttaattaattataatgattttttgaaatcattttataaattaagaaCATTCTTTTGCTATTTTAAACATACAAACTTATGCAAATTAAAAGCgtattcccatttttgggACCTTAACATTATTTGTTTGACTTATGATATTGTTTTCGATAATGTAGGAGTTAACTGAATTATGCTTCTTTTACCTTTTACTTCGTAACTACTTTTGTTATATagtattttttacatttgttcatttttaatgtaattacataaatataattatcacAATTTTAAGCAagttttttccattttagggtttaatattacataattaaaCACACTATTTTGCCGTAATGGGTACCTTCATTTGTATATGAAGTATAATAATGCACCTtgatttgtaaaattttaaatgccTGTTTGCATCCTTTTCGTTCTTTTAGCATGcttttaagtaaaaatgtaGGTTATAACTTATTATTTACGTAGTACTACGCACAAATAGGAGTTTGAAGATTTATGCTTAAAAACTAGTTAAAAGAAAGCATCATTAgtattattcatataaaaaatgagctTTTTGATAATTATGACAATTACATGTTGTATTTATAAGATCTGTTctttcttataaaaaaatggtgcaatatatgaattattgaatataaataacaGTGCCTATAAGAATTATTCTTACGTATAAAAGTTAGAATTGTGCTTGTAAGTTCATAAAATTTGCATACAATATCACAAGTTTATTCACTTGAGAATATTATTCAAATAAACGAAATATGTGAAGATGAACTTATTCGTTACTATGTTTATCCTATTAGAGCtagtaaatataataatttctgCTTCTCCAATGGCTTATTGtgatttttgtttttcccccttttttggtaaGTAGCATTCATGTCCCtgttttaatattattatcatttggCCTATTACGGGTATGCCTGATAAACATTAAGTTGTCGTGGAAGGAAAATACCCTTATACTACGAACTTCTTAAATTGAGACTGTTCTTTACAGTTGTCATAAacattatgaattatttattcctTAATTATAAAAGTCTATAAAACATAGTTTTTAATAGCTAGAATTATTTGCTTTATATGTTAAACTATGC carries:
- a CDS encoding variable surface protein Vir 14-related (encoded by transcript PVX_008085A) — its product is MFDIDSGGNQAEADDETISESTIQGDRIIFHHLPAYKFEQELKEDANGNIYNTYFNSLSRTMARFQWSQDLYNKLSRNIKLVHDRFVEGDEFNKKRCYDLNFWLYNEVFNNLKSTSENDTKFFKDISTRLQEVWKNVVDANYKGQPFQCYPDKALLLNMGYLQEVKDLFDFFQDYNEMKKEIIADTYKSCRRYLDYLKQRIPVYYTWRDSCKVDEFACKRYIDDYMKYRPASIVPDLNPLIVLWYPYTPCYQSVYDLFVKAKEQPKRNDGIYKKKMEKLERLNPGGNLLLTDMGDGLRGSEFFIPGDHDDYWLRLKWDILLYITDDITPPLLGIVGVLLILWALYKFTPIGKSVRRTRAKVRKRIRPNINYDDIKLLYGSEESLNSSTDSYDYNNDYDYDDSNSNSSYNFSYSSSLDY